The following proteins come from a genomic window of Sardina pilchardus chromosome 13, fSarPil1.1, whole genome shotgun sequence:
- the LOC134099027 gene encoding extracellular calcium-sensing receptor-like — protein sequence MEFAIKEINNRTDILPNITLGYEIHDSCSAVPVAVKVAFQFANGITPNISMDTSCPKKANVVAVVGESGSTPSIGLSRILGLFGIPQVSHFATCACLSDKTQHPAFFRTIPSDHYQAAALARLIKHFGWTWIGAVRSDSDYGNNGMASFLTAAESEGICVEYSVAYYRTNPRSKLLRVAEVIRRSTARVVVAFLAMGDMRIILEELSRHNTPSLQWIGSESWVTDQDMSRFGLCSGAIGFGIERSVIPGLRNFLLDLSPARASKSTLLTELWQDAFGCTLLSAQADQKSGAACSGNENLDGIRIPYTDTSQLRITNMVYKATYAIAHAIHGLVCKDRPESLSQCNRSIILEPDQVLEQLKKVNFTINGNHVSFDANGDPVATYELVNWQVTENGVMEFVTVGRYDASQPKGHEFSIHKNITWMEGQSQVPVSVCSESCPPGTRKAVQKGKPVCCYDCIPCGEGEISNETDSVDCVSCPDEYWPNAQRDECLPKPVEFLSWDEVLGIVLAVFSIAGACIAVIVATVFYRHRMSPIVRANNSELSFLLLFSLTLCFLCSLTFIGRPSEWSCMLRHTAFGITFVLCISCVLGKTIVVLMAFRATLPGSNIMKWFGPAQQRMAVVAFTFVQIIICILWLTLSPPFPIRNMSLYKERIILECDLGSVGAFWAVLGYIGLLALLCFFLAFLARKLPDNFNEAKFITFSMLIFCAVWITFIPAYVSSPGKFTVAVEIFAILASSFGLIACIFAPKCFIIVFRPEQNTKKQLMGKGQ from the exons ATGGAATTTGCCATCAAAGAAATTAATAACAGAACAGATATCCTACCAAATATTACCCTGGGGTACGAAATACACGACTCTTGTTCTGCTGTGCCTGTCGCTGTGAAAGTTGCTTTTCAGTTTGCTAACGGGATAACCCCTAATATTTCAATGGATACCTCTTGTCCCAAGAAAGCCAACGTTGTAGCTGTTGTAGGGGAGTCTGGCTCAACACCATCCATTGGCTTGTCCAGAATTCTAGGTCTTTTTGGAATTCCACAG GTTAGCCACTTTGCCACATGTGCCTGTCTGAGCGACAAGACACAGCACCCCGCGTTTTTCAGGACTATACCAAGCGACCACTACCAAGCCGCCGCTCTGGCACGACTGATAAAACATTTCGGCTGGACGTGGATTGGGGCAGTTCGTAGTGATTCTGACTATGGTAACAATGGAATGGCATCATTCCTGACTGCTGCAGAAAGTGAGGGAATCTGTGTAGAATATTCCGTGGCTTACTACAGGACAAATCCTCGTAGTAAATTACTAAGAGTGGCAGAGGTAATACGCCGCTCTACTGCACGAGTTGTGGTGGCTTTTCTTGCCATGGGTGACATGCGTATCATATTAGAAGAGTTATCGCGACATAACACTCCATCCTTACAGTGGATTGGCAGTGAGTCGTGGGTAACAGATCAAGACATGTCACGGTTTGGACTGTGTTCCGGAGCCATTGGTTTTGGAATTGAGCGTTCGGTCATTCCTGGTTTGCGAAACTTCCTTCTAGACCTCTCCCCTGCTCGAGCGTCCAAATCCACGCTTCTCACTGAGCTCTGGCAAGACGCTTTTGGCTGCACGCTGCTCTCGGCACAAGCAGATCAAAAAAGTGGAGCAGCATGTAGCGGCAATGAAAACTTAGATGGCATTCGGATTCCCTATACGGACACTTCACAGCTGCGCATAACTAACATGGTTTATAAAGCCACTTATGCCATAGCTCATGCTATCCATGGCCTTGTATGCAAAGATAGGCCTGAGTCTTTATCTCAATGCAACAGAAGCATAATCCTGGAACCAGATCAG GTACTTGAGCAACTTAAAAAGGTCAATTTCACCATAAATGGAAATCATGTTTCTTTTGATGCAAATGGGGATCCTGTTGCCACATATGAGCTTGTTAACTGGCAAGTCACTGAAAATGGAGTTATGGAATTTGTGACAGTGGGCCGTTATGATGCATCACAACCCAAAGGTCATGAGTTTAGTATTCACAAAAACATCACTTGGATGGAAGGACAATCACAG gttcctgtgtctgtgtgcagtgagaGCTGTCCTCCAGGCACCAGAAAGGCTGTTCAGAAAGGCAAACCTGTCTGCTGTTATGACTGTATACcatgtggagagggagagatcagcAATGAAACAG ATTCGGTTGACTGTGTCTCCTGTCCTGATGAGTACTGGCCCAATGCCCAGAGGGATGAATGCCTGCCTAAACCAGTGGAGTTTCTGTCCTGGGATGAGGTTCTTGGCATTGTATTAGCTGTTTTCTCTATTGCAGGAGCCTGTATTGCTGTCATTGTGGCTACTGTGTTCTACAGACACCGGATGTCTCCTATTGTTAGAGCCAACAACTCTGAGCTGAGTTTCCTGCTGCTCTTCTCACTGACTCTGTGCTTCCTTTGTTCTCTTACTTTCATTGGTCGGCCCTCTGAGTGGTCCTGTATGTTGCGTCACACAGCGTTTGGGATCACCTTCGTTCTCTGCATCTCCTGTGTTCTGGGGAAAACAATAGTGGTGTTAATGGCCTTCAGAGCCACTCTTCCAGGCAGTAATATCATGAAGTGGTTTGGGCCTGCGCAACAAAGAATGGCAGTTGTCGCTTTCACTTTCGTACAAATTATAATATGTATTCTGTGGTTGACACTGTCACCCCCATTCCCCATAAGGAATATGTCCCTTTACAAGGAAAGAATCATTCTTGAATGTGATCTGGGCTCAGTGGGAGCTTTCTGGGCAGTATTGGGATATATTGGACTCCTTGCACTCTTGTGCTTTTTTCTGGCGTTTCTGGCTCGTAAGCTACCTGATAACTTTAATGAGGCCAAATTCATCACATTCAGTATGCTGATATTCTGTGCAGTCTGGATCACTTTTATTCCAGCTTATGTCAGCTCTCCTGGAAAATTTACTGTGGCTGTGGAGATATTTGCCATCTTAGCCTCTAGTTTCGGCTTAATTGCATGTATTTTTGCCCCAAAGTGTTTTATAATTGTGTTTAGGCCAGAGCAAAATACTAAGAAGCAGTTAATGGGCAAAGGACAGTGA
- the LOC134100044 gene encoding extracellular calcium-sensing receptor-like has protein sequence MRVDMQVSLSLLLLAWIVSAATLLSPTLTSSSDTSDLCQLREQFNLTGMHQDGDVIIGGLFEVHLFTVFPELSFRTKPAQPWCHEFDLHSFKLAQTMAFAINEVNRNPHLLPNISLGYSIYDNCVKLGVAFRAATALVSGAQKTLSSSSCRGLPSVLGIVGDSVSTHSIAISSVMGLFRVPMVSYFATCSCLSDRHRYPSFFRTIPSDAFQVRAMMHILKHFNWTWVGLIYSDDDYGRHAAQSIHQDITAFGGCIAFSEVLPKDNDMVGIRKIMQVIKTSTSRVIVVFATEAYLLPLMDEVARQNVIRQWIASEAWSFSPLLLKSRMLPFLRGTLGIAIRRGEIEGLKEFLLSVRPNNDHENSMVRKFWQEMFSCRFEPEEALAISEGRVCTGDEDLSKADLAYSDVSDLRPSYNVYKAVYALAHSLHNLMSCVPGQGPFNENSCASLDDIQPWQLLHYLQAVNFTTGFGDQVSFDKTGDALPIYDIFNWYGMPDGTMKTRTVGVVDESQPVGKMFHLDEGKLTWNFELNKPPRSVCSEPCPPGTRKARRKGLPVCCFDCLPCADGEISNTSDAIECMKCPVEFWSNFEKDVCIPKEIEFLSYEEALGISLTSVSLFGACASAVVLAIFVHYRHTPVVRANNSELSFLILLSLKLCFLCALLFIGQPRLWTCQLRHAAFGISFVLCVSSILVKTMVVIAVFKSSRPEGKGAMKWFGAAQQRGTVIVLTSLQVAICVIWLSTASPTPHKNTHYQSSKIVFECAVGSVAGFAALLGYIGLLAAISFLLAFLARNLPDNFNEAKFITFSMLIFCAVWIAFVPAYISSPGKYADVVEIFAILASSFGLLIAIFAPKCYIILLHPEKNTKKALMSRG, from the exons ATGAGAGTGGACATGCAGGTCTCTCTGAGTCTCCTCCTGCTGGCCTGGATAGTGTCAGCAGCcactctgctctctcccaccctcaccTCCAGCTCTGACACATCTGACCTCTGCCAGTTGCGGGAGCAGTTCAATCTGACTGGGATGCACCAGGATGGAGATGTTATTATAGGAGGACTGTTTGAGGTCCATTTATTCACTGTATTTCCAGAGCTATCGTTCAGAACTAAACCAGCACAGCCTTGGTGTCATGA GTTTGATCTACATAGTTTTAAGTTGGCACAAACAATGGCCTTTGCCATAAATGAGGTAAACCGAAATCCGCATCTGCTTCCCAACATCTCTCTGGGTTACAGCATTTATGACAACTGTGTTAAACTCGGAGTGGCCTTCCGCGCTGCAACAGCTCTCGTTAGTGGAGCACAAAAAACTCTGTCATCATCTAGCTGCAGGGGGCTGCCTTCTGTTTTGGGAATCGTGGGGGATTCTGTGTCGACGCACTCAATCGCCATTTCTAGTGTGATGGGTCTGTTTCGCGTCCCAATG GTGAGCTACTTTGCCACCTGTTCCTGCTTAAGTGATAGACATCGCTACCCCTCTTTTTTCAGGACTATTCCCAGTGATGCCTTCCAAGTGAGAGCTATGATGCACATATTGAAGCACTTCAATTGGACATGGGTGGGTCTTATTTATAGTGATGATGACTACGGCAGACATGCTGCTCAGTCTATCCATCAGGATATCACTGCATTTGGTGGTTGTATAGCCTTCTCGGAAGTATTACCAAAAGACAATGATATGGTGGGGATCAGAAAAATAATGCAGGTGATAAAGACATCTACGTCACGTGTGATTGTGGTCTTCGCTACTGAGGCTTACCTTCTACCACTCATGGATGAAGTGGCTCGACAGAACGTGATACGCCAGTGGATAGCCAGTGAGGCATGGTCCTTCTCTCCACTGCTCCTTAAGTCACGCATGCTCCCATTTCTCAGAGGCACTCTGGGCATTGCCATCCGGCGAGGAGAGATTGAGGGACTCAAAGAATTTCTATTGAGTGTTCGCCCCAACAATGACCATGAGAACAGTATGGTGAGGAAGTTCTGGCAGGAAATGTTCAGCTGCAGGTTTGAACCAGAAGAGGCCTTGGCCATATCTGAGGGAAGAGTGTGTACTGGAGACGAGGACCTGAGCAAAGCTGATTTGGCGTATAGTGATGTGTCTGACCTCAGACCCTCCTATAACGTCTATAAAGCAGTCTATGCCCtggcacattctctccacaaccTGATGAGCTGTGTCCCTGGGCAAGGGCCCTTTAATGAGAATAGCTGTGCCAGTCTAGATGACATACAACCCTGGCAG TTACTTCACTACTTACAGGCAGTGAACTTTACCACAGGTTTTGGGGATCAGGTGTCTTTTGATAAAACTGGTGATGCTTTGCCCATCTACGATATCTTCAACTGGTATGGGATGCCTGATGGTACAATGAAGACCAGAACAGTGGGCGTTGTTGATGAATCACAACCTGTTGGGAAAATGTTCCATCTGGATGAAGGCAAACTCACCTGGAACTTTGAATTAAACAAA CCTCCTAGGTCAGTGTGTAGTGAGCCCTGTCCCCCTGGAACTAGAAAAGCCAGAAGGAAAGGACTACCTGTCTGCTGCTTTGACTGCCTTCCTTGTGCTGATGGAGAGATCAGTAACACCTCAG ATGCCATTGAATGTATGAAGTGTCCAGTGGAATTCTGGTCAAACTTTGAGAAAGATGTCTGTATCCCAAAGGAGATTGAGTTTCTCTCCTATGAAGAGGCCCTGGGCATCTCATTGACATCAGTGTCTTTATTTGGTGCATGTGCCTCTGCTGTGGTCCTTGCTATATTTGTTCACTACCGTCATACTCCTGTAGTGAGAGCTAACAACTCCGAACTGAGCTTCCTGATTCTGCTTTCACTAAAACTCTGTTTCCTGTGTGCACTGCTGTTCATTGGTCAGCCCAGGCTATGGACCTGTCAGCTCCGCCATGCAGCATTTGGTATCAGCTTTGTACTCTGTGTCTCTAGCATTCTGGTCAAGACAATGGTTGTGATTGCAGTTTTTAAGTCCTCAAGACCTGAAGGAAAAGGGGCTATGAAGTGGTTTGGAGCAGCTCAGCAAAGAGGCACTGTCATTGTCCTAACCTCTCTCCAAGTGGCCATCTGTGTGATCTGGCTCTCCACTGCCTCTCCTACACCTCACAAAAACACTCACTACCAGAGCTCCAAGATTGTGTTTGAATGCGCAGTGGGGTCAGTGGCAGGGTTTGCTGCATTGTTGGGCTACATAGGCCTTCTAGCAGCTATTAGCTTTTTGTTAGCTTTCTTAGCAAGAAATCTCCCAGATAATTTCAATGAGGCCAAATTCATTACATTCAGCATGCTCATCTTCTGTGCTGTGTGGATTGCTTTTGTTCCTGCGTATATTAGCTCCCCTGGTAAATATGCAGATGTAGTTGAAATTTTTGCTATCCTGGCCTCCAGCTTTGGCCTGCTCATAGCCATATTTGCTCCAAAATGCTACATAATTCTCCTGCATCCAGAGAAGAACACAAAGAAGGCTCTCATGAGTCGAGGCTAA
- the LOC134099416 gene encoding uncharacterized protein LOC134099416 — MLLKVKYFSVKKYIKLHSGFTFLELITEVKSKFGLSNAAQLEIFDETDTAVDEDILLELLEAHPDLCLTVRERISDEAHSTPSSPDTHSSLTDTMSLSSSDSDLRDEGIPTGRSRSSKEDMGSSTGKVSVSEAAKEMVENALLRKPGGEDILEEYKSENSLSHRTRRQLVNILASDMTERHGRIPSRQQREKYALGIITLFPSLKDPFSPKGYEHFYDGEKCSGYLAWSLKTMSRTTVKRPAKEASVPQEQGPKRRRSASTLPQQLDGDACREAISFLVHTPDEASVLQKMKMTFQHRQDLVHDPQRTADVFKTFPRFLDVKGLINQDFLLLFGAETSSKLLEKWDTSLKPKVIKEAKHLTPSTVVCRLLKAAEKLAENEENDWDSDMASLLLLLHLLPPTAGRKRRIKISPSDAEHKMVHFHKSGCSIDEHLQGLEGKQPYILAVGRVQNRIDTFYIAVDKQLIPCQATCSLSALDELFKSHYVFNLSYDESLVHLYTFVQTTIFNIDVTSTDESPRVRELRAKILNEN; from the exons ATGTTGCTAAAAGTGAAATACTTCAGTGTAAAGAAGTACATCAAATTGCATTCAGGCTTCACCTTTTTGGAATTAATCACTGAAG TCAAAAGTAAGTTTGGGCTTTCTAATGCTGCTCAACTTGAGATTTTCGATGAAACTGACACAGCTGTTGACGAAGACATTCTTCTTGAGTTATTGGAGGCTCATCCAGATCTATGCCTGACAGTACGTGAAAGGATTTCAGATGAAG CTCATTCAACCCCATCTTCCCCGGATACACACTCTTCCCTCACGGACACCATGTCACTTTCTTCAAGTGACAGTGACCTAAGGGATGAGGGTATTCCCACAGGCCGGAGTAGATCCAGCAAAGAAGACATGGGTAGTTCTACAGGAAAAGTTTCTGTGTCAGAGGCTGCAAAAGAG ATGGTTGAAAATGCCTTGCTTAGGAAGCCTGGAGGAGAGGATATTCTTGAAGAGTACAAGTCAGAAAATTCACTGAGCCACCGCACCCGGAGACAGCTTGTCAACATACTGGCAAGTGATATGACCGAGAGACATGG CAGGATTCCCAGCCGTCAGCAGAGGGAGAAGTATGCCCTGGGAATTATTACGCTCTTTCCTTCACTGAAGGATCCCTTTTCTCCAAAAGGCTAT GAGCATTTCTACGATGGGGAGAAATGCAGTGGATATTTAGCGTGGAGCCTCAAGACCATGTCTAGGACTACAGTTAAACGGCCAGCCAAGGAAGCCTCAGTGCCTCAAGAACAAGGGCCAAAGCGCAGAAGATCAGCAAGCACACTGCCTCAGCAGCTTGATGGAGATGCCTGCAGGGAGGCTATTTCATTTCTTGTTCACACTCCTGATGAAGCAAGTGTACTTCAGAAGATGAAGATGACGTTCCAACATCGCCAAGACTTAGTGCATGACCCACAAAGAACTGCAGATGTCttcaaaacatttccacgctTTTTGGATGTCAAAGGACTA ATAAATCAGGACTTCTTGCTGCTCTTTGGTGCTGAAACAAGCTCCAAGTTGCTTGAGAAGTGGGACACCTCATTGAAGCCCAAGGTCATCAAAGAGGCCAAACACCTGACTCCGTCAACTGTTGTGTGTCGCCTGCTAAAAGCTGCTGAGAAACTCGCAGAGAATGAAGAAAATG ACTGGGACAGTGACAtggcctctctgctgctgcttcttcaTCTTCTGCCACCCACAGCTGGACGGAAGAGGAGGATCAAGATAAGTCCAAGTGATGCAGAGCACAAAATGGTGCACTTTCACAAG TCAGGCTGCAGCATTGATGAGCACCTGCAAGGATTAGAGGGAAAACAACCATACATCCTCGCTGTTGGTCGAGTCCAGAACAGGATTGACACCTTCTACATCGCAGTCGACAAGCAGCTCATCCCCTGCCAAGCCACATGCTCATTGAGTGCTTTGGATGAACTTTTCAAATCCCACTACGTGTTCAACCTGTCTTATGATGAGTCCCTGGTTCATCTCTACACTTTTGTGCAGACCACTATATTCAACATTGATGTAACCTCCACAGATGAGTCACCGCGTGTTCGTGAGTTACGTGCCAAAATCTTGAATGAGAATTGA